One Bombus pascuorum chromosome 4, iyBomPasc1.1, whole genome shotgun sequence DNA segment encodes these proteins:
- the LOC132906311 gene encoding forkhead box protein D3, giving the protein MEPRGMMMSNLSCDGCADSDRDSDSSSMIVDPVSLDKNDLSPSQSSSSPIIPSSPVPQTTASSRNRGGSRSKKNYSMMSANSQQKNNSSGQASSYNNDKMSSSLIKPPYSYIALITMAILQSPQKKLTLSGICEFIMSRFPYYHDKFPAWQNSIRHNLSLNDCFIKIPREPGNPGKGNYWTLDPLAEDMFDNGSFLRRRKRYKRPPPHYVLRDRAIMATFAICGDRGPCPGGGGGHPGALTYPSAAYLSPPPGLPLLDFSPSTLEALKLGGFLEPPPPLYKPVPITAPPIRQIDPAPTRTTTIPSSHPPADKKRNFSIDALIGKQAANDQNCGGLLDLSPSEHREIRSQASAFSPLV; this is encoded by the coding sequence ATGGAACCGCGTGGGATGATGATGTCGAACCTGTCGTGCGACGGCTGCGCGGACAGCGACCGCGACTCTGACAGCAGCAGCATGATCGTGGACCCGGTGAGTCTGGACAAAAACGACCTGTCACCGTCCCAGTCATCGTCCAGCCCAATCATCCCGAGTTCTCCAGTCCCACAGACCACCGCGTCCTCCAGAAACCGTGGTGGAAGTCGCAGCAAGAAGAACTACTCGATGATGTCAGCCAACAGTCAACAAAAGAACAACTCGTCCGGCCAAGCATCGTCCTATAACAACGACAAAATGTCCTCGTCTTTGATCAAGCCACCTTATTCGTATATAGCTCTCATTACAATGGCGATTCTTCAGTCGCCACAAAAGAAACTGACATTGAGTGGAATCTGCGAGTTCATCATGTCACGGTTCCCTTATTACCACGACAAGTTCCCGGCCTGGCAAAACTCTATCAGACACAATTTGTCCCTGAACGATTGTTTCATTAAGATACCACGTGAGCCAGGAAATCCTGGAAAAGGGAATTACTGGACCCTAGACCCATTGGCCGAGGACATGTTCGACAATGGGAGCTTCTTGCGTCGCAGAAAGAGGTACAAGAGGCCTCCGCCGCATTATGTGCTCCGAGACAGGGCGATTATGGCGACCTTCGCCATTTGCGGCGATCGAGGACCTTGCCCTGGCGGCGGCGGTGGTCATCCCGGTGCTCTGACCTATCCAAGCGCCGCGTATCTGTCTCCGCCACCCGGTCTGCCTCTGCTCGACTTCTCCCCGTCGACCTTGGAAGCTCTGAAGCTTGGCGGCTTCTTGGAACCGCCTCCACCACTGTACAAACCGGTACCGATCACGGCTCCACCGATCAGACAAATCGATCCCGCGCCAACGAGGACCACCACGATACCGAGCAGCCATCCGCCGGCTGACAAGAAGAGGAACTTCAGTATTGACGCTCTGATCGGTAAACAGGCGGCAAACGATCAGAATTGTGGCGGGCTGTTGGATCTCAGCCCGTCGGAGCATAGGGAGATCAGGAGTCAGGCGTCGGCTTTCTCTCCTCTCGTTTAG